The following nucleotide sequence is from Psilocybe cubensis strain MGC-MH-2018 chromosome 13, whole genome shotgun sequence.
TGAGCTGCGTGTAGGCCGGTGAAATCGTAAGAAAATACTGCATCGAGTGTCGGAAGAAACAAAGTGATGGTACTGCCTCGGAACCCCTTTGATCTTTAGACTCGGCATTCGGCCGTCTTCGGCCCGTGCCAGAACGAGTGCCACCTCGGTTTTAACACTGAACAGTCCCCTAAGACCTCATCACAAACACAATAACGACGTATCTCAACGCGCCTGCGCTATCTGACGTACTATATAACCTAAACAGAGCTAATATGCACTACCAGAAAAAATACCAGCCTCTAAAGCAACCTGCAATTCCTTGTTGGCGCCTTATCGGAGTTCGGATCGGATTTAACTTGGAatcaattttatttttggtcCAGCAAATTCAAGATCCTAACTGATACGACGATATACCACGGTCCCTTTCAATACCTGACACTGGAAAGTACGTTTATACCATGAGCAACCGACTTTCATCCAAGGAGGATTATGAGAAGCTTTTGGACAGCTATGATACATGGCTATTTGACTGCGACGGTGTTCTATGGCGCGGAGATCATCTGATAGAAGGAGTCGTTGAGGTTTTAGATATCCTAAGGCGTCGAAGTGAGTACTGGACTCCTTATCTTAATGGTCAATCATTAACATACATGTCCATTTGAGATAAGAAGATAGTCTTTGTCACGAACAATGCCACGAAATCTAGGAAGAGCTACAAGACCAAATTTGACCAACTAGGGGTTGAATCTCATGTCGTGAGTATGAGAGCAGTCCTATGAACTTTCCATTCAATTCATTGATCTGTATATTTTTTAGGACGAAATTTATGGATCGGCTTATGCCGCTGCTGTTTACCTGTCTTCAGTTGTCAAAATCCCGAAGACCAAAAAGGTCTATGTTATTGGTCAAGGAGGATTAGAAGAAGAACTTCGGGACGAGGGTGTAAACTTCATTGGCGGCACGGTCATTATATTAAATTTCCCGACATAGCTCATATTCACATCTCTGACTATCTAGGATCCCGCGGACAATACGCTCGCACCATTCAGTCTGGGCGACTTCGTTCTTGATCCCGATGTGGCCGCCGTTGTCTGTGGCCTGGATACACAGATAAATTATACGAAGCTCTCAAAGGCCTTTCAATATTTAACTCGGAACCCAGACTGTCTTTTCATTGCGACAAATGAGGATAGCACATATCCTAGCGCACACGGCTTACTTCCAGGAGCAGGTTCCATCAGCGCACCCTTGAGATTTTCTCTTGGTAGAAGCCCTGTCTGCACAGGAAAACCGTCAAATACCATGCTAGATTGTGTCAAAGCTAAGTTGGTCACCAGTTTCCCTGCTGCGATGAATGATTCAATTAACGATCGTGGTTAGAGTGCACTTTAATCCCGAAAGGACAATCATGGTCGGCGATAGACTAAACACAGACATTCTCTTCGGGAAAAACGGCGGGTTAGCAACACTGCTCGTTCTCACAGGTTTGAAACACTTCGTACACTTACTTAGTCTAGtactttttgttgatgattcATATAGGGATAACgcgggaagatgaaatttccGGACCCAGCGCTTCGCCAATTGTTCCAGATTTTGTAACGGAGTCCTTAGGCGACTTGCGTGCTGTGCTATGAAAGAGTACCAGAGCATTGTACGAACTTAGAGCGGCTAGTTGTAGAACGTTTAGATAGAGTGGGCACAGATGTCCAAGATCGATCATTTATTCTGATTTTTCTAAGCTGTCTTGTGCCCGTCTGTGATCTTCGGCGAGCTGTACAACGATGCTAACGGTAAGCGCTGATAATGTTGCGATGATGTAACCTGCAATGGCACCGAATGCGGGGGTTAAGGGCCAGGCCTATGAAATCAGAGTTGGGATTACGACACTTTAAAGAGACATATTTGCATGAGACCAACCTGCCACGGGCGAATCCAGTCAAGAGCGAGAGGAATGATGCCAAGCCAGCAACCAACGACTGTCCCAACCTCAGAGTAAACAAAGTTGCGTTCAACAGGATTCCGGACTCTGTAGCACGCGGTCAGGAACACGAATGGGCAACGACTTGGCCGACTCACTGGAACTCTGTGAACAATCTGACCCATGTCCACCTATTAACGATAGACGCGGAATTATTGCCCGTGATTGAAATCCCAATGGTGTAAGCAGGGGGGTAGACCGTTATTATAGATATCAAAAGGGAaagaaggtatgttttcaaGACCAGACTGCAAAAAAGAATTCCACGGTGAGCTTTCATCTATCCAAGACCAAAAATAACGCCCAAACCTTGTGATAGGTGCTCCAAATAATATTAGGATAAagtgaataaaaaaagaggCCGCTATGGTCGCAGCGCAGGCGTTCCGGGTTATCTATTGCTCCAACTCAGACCTCGTCGAAAATTAGACGATAATAGGTGTAAGGTCACGCACCGTGAATTTCTGACGATTGAGTAGCGCTATTTCTGTCCGTCTTTCATCTTCTGAGCCGCGGACTCCCAGCTTCAGCCACCAGTCTCTCATCGTACCGGCCCACATCATCTGAAGAATAGCGGCTCCCAGGCAAATGTAAATCAAAGTCGACGCAGGATTGACGGTCAACGCATCGAGGAAAGGATGCTGTGGCTGATCAAGAGAAACTTGGTTCTGTTCGCCCCATTCCAAGTCGACTAGCTCCCCTAGAAAAAACTTTGTCCGTGGGAGATAGAGCGCGACGAACATCCAAAGCGTAGTGTGGACGCCAACTTTGGAGATATACGAAGTCATCGGCATGGCCAGAGGTGCGTATACACCTAGATCCTTGGAGTTTGGGACATTCTTGGTTACACTCGGCGGTGTCTTTTTGGCATTCACCTTGCGTTTGCTGTTTGTCATGAGAGGACAAGCCAGTGACGACTGCGACGGAGGTGAATGCGTGGATGACGTAATCAACGAATTGATGCCCGGCCCGGCATCTGTTTTGGAATGTACCCGGGGAAGTTGCAAAGGTTCTTTTCACCACTCATGGCGCACTGAGAATGCTCTGTGTTCTCCGTTTCTTGGAACGTTTGCCCTATGTGTATGACTGAGGGAGTCCTCTTTGACTCTACTTCGAAATTACTTCCCTTCCATTCCTTCCCCTTGATCCTGTTTACCCACCTTCGCCGGCCAGTACGCTCAAAAGTCAACGAGGTGTTTACATGGACATGACCGTGCCTCTTCCTTAATTGAATGTCTCAGAGGGGACAGCTAAATCGGAACTGTCATATCGTTCTATGTGTTCTAGACATGCGGCGTCGGTGTTTCTAACCCTTCATGTCTAGTGTCCAGTAACCTTTTGCCTTTGCAAGCCTTTGCATCTTTCTCCGTCCTCCCACTCGACTGCCCACTGTTCTGGGATGTATGATGCGCAGTCTGATATGTTCTCGGTGTTATCCCGGTCTGGAAGGAATGCTTCTCTCTTATCAGCTTTTTAGTTGCTAAAATAACGGCCAATCGTGAAGTCCTTCGAAACCCAACTTGGCTAACTGTTCACTATTGCGATTTTGCAGTCTTTCCTGCGCAAGCTTTCGATACGCACCGCCCCCTATGTTCATTTTTTCTGTTGTACTTAGACTGATACGCACGTTCCGCCTGGTTGTTCATATATTATCTCAGATAGTACTCTGGCAAAATCCCACAGCAAAATAGAGGCAAAGCTCGAGACTCCACATAGAACCTCAATGCAAAAATCAATCATTCATTTGAGCTCTTGTTTGATGTCGATGTTAATGCGGAAACGACTGATGTAGCTTACCAAACTGGTGGTCAAAGTTCAATCCTAGACCCAAGGCGTATAAGTTGTGGCGCAACAAAATCAATCGCCCACGATTTAATGACTCCAACAGTAGGTAGTCAGTTTTCCTGCTTCAAACTATTTTTGCCCCAGATACTTGTTATCAAGGTGCGGTAATTAACAGGATATCTTCAGAACTTGGAAGGAACTCCTGCCCACTACTACGGAAGGAATCACAGAGAATAACTATAACAGTGGCAAGGGGGGAGATATGTTGTACCAATGAGGTAGTTGTTCACAGCCTCATTGATGATACCTGTTTCTTCGGTTGTTTGTTCAAAGTGATGATCTTGGGCAGAAAATAGCTTGCTAGGCACGTTCCAGTGGTCGTTTGTTTTTGGTTGAAGCTTGACACCTGTTTGGGAACAGATCGCCTGCAA
It contains:
- a CDS encoding 4-nitrophenylphosphatase, whose protein sequence is MSNRLSSKEDYEKLLDSYDTWLFDCDGVLWRGDHLIEGVVEVLDILRRRNKKIVFVTNNATKSRKSYKTKFDQLGVESHVDEIYGSAYAAAVYLSSVVKIPKTKKVYVIGQGGLEEELRDEGVNFIGGTDPADNTLAPFSLGDFVLDPDVAAVVCGLDTQINYTKLSKAFQYLTRNPDCLFIATNEDSTYPSAHGLLPGAGSISAPLRFSLGRSPVCTGKPSNTMLDCVKAKLVTSFPAAMNDSINDRG
- a CDS encoding Phosphatidylinositol-glycan biosynthesis class F protein, with the protein product MTNSKRKVNAKKTPPSVTKNVPNSKDLGVYAPLAMPMTSYISKVGVHTTLWMFVALYLPRTKFFLGELVDLEWGEQNQVSLDQPQHPFLDALTVNPASTLIYICLGAAILQMMWAGTMRDWWLKLGVRGSEDERRTEIALLNRQKFTITRNACAATIAASFFIHFILILFGAPITSLVLKTYLLSLLISIITVYPPAYTIGISITGNNSASIVNRWTWVRLFTEFQVRNPVERNFVYSEVGTVVGCWLGIIPLALDWIRPWQAWPLTPAFGAIAGYIIATLSALTVSIVVQLAEDHRRAQDSLEKSE